One part of the Sorangiineae bacterium MSr11954 genome encodes these proteins:
- the moaA gene encoding GTP 3',8-cyclase MoaA, with the protein MFHLPIAKTESGREGRAQPRSVRLSLTDRCDLACVYCRPNRSEGYLERRLDLEAWSTMAAGLVRAGVRRVRLTGGEPLLHRDVVEVVRRLGALSLDDLALTTNATRLTKLARPLKDAGLRRITISLDTLDPQRFARLTRGGELAPVLEGIEAACAAGFDEVKLNAVVLRGENDDELPALVHYAWERRIVPRFLEVMLIGEGAKMRDRVVPAAEMRARLADLLVDEPPEREHDRGPARYVRARHDPRRKVGFISGTTDTYCKGCDRLRVSSDGVLRPCLATNDGVAAEQAARAGDVVGIDALLQEAWTMKPDGETFRGCTEESAASVSIRAIGG; encoded by the coding sequence TTGTTCCATCTCCCGATTGCAAAAACCGAAAGCGGCCGCGAAGGCCGCGCCCAGCCGCGATCGGTTCGTCTTTCGCTGACCGATCGCTGCGATCTGGCATGTGTTTATTGTCGCCCGAATCGCAGCGAGGGCTATCTGGAGCGCAGGCTCGATCTCGAGGCCTGGTCCACCATGGCGGCCGGGCTCGTTCGGGCAGGCGTCCGGCGCGTTCGTTTGACGGGGGGTGAGCCCCTCCTGCACCGCGACGTGGTGGAGGTCGTACGCCGCCTCGGGGCCCTTTCCCTGGACGATCTGGCGCTCACCACCAACGCCACCCGCCTCACCAAGCTGGCGCGTCCGCTCAAAGACGCGGGCCTCCGGCGCATCACCATTTCGCTCGACACGCTCGACCCCCAGCGCTTCGCGCGGCTCACGCGCGGCGGGGAGCTCGCCCCGGTGCTCGAGGGCATCGAGGCGGCGTGCGCGGCCGGCTTCGACGAGGTGAAGCTCAATGCCGTGGTGCTGCGCGGCGAGAACGACGACGAGCTCCCGGCCTTGGTCCACTACGCGTGGGAGCGCCGGATCGTACCGCGCTTCCTCGAGGTGATGCTCATCGGCGAAGGCGCCAAGATGCGCGACCGGGTGGTGCCCGCGGCCGAGATGCGCGCGCGCCTGGCCGATCTGCTGGTCGACGAGCCCCCCGAGCGGGAGCACGATCGAGGCCCCGCGCGCTACGTGCGCGCGCGCCACGATCCGCGGCGCAAGGTCGGCTTCATCAGCGGCACCACCGACACGTACTGCAAAGGGTGCGACCGGCTGCGCGTCTCCAGCGACGGCGTGCTGCGCCCGTGCCTGGCGACGAACGACGGCGTGGCCGCCGAGCAGGCCGCGCGCGCGGGGGACGTCGTCGGCATCGATGCGCTTCTTCAAGAGGCGTGGACGATGAAACCCGACGGCGAGACCTTTCGCGGCTGCACAGAGGAGAGCGCCGCCTCGGTCTCGATCCGCGCCATCGGCGGCTGA
- a CDS encoding MogA/MoaB family molybdenum cofactor biosynthesis protein, whose amino-acid sequence MPSAIRIVTVTVSDTRTEDTDESGKILRERLESAGFGVAGHRIVRDEPDVIVELVRGFASEPPMDAVILTGGTGIAPRDRTYEALESLFDKRLDGFGEAFRRLSWDAIGPRAILSRATSGVVGRTVVFSLPGSTNAVRLGVDALIAPTLEHAVALASGKGGHHHHGAK is encoded by the coding sequence ATGCCAAGCGCGATTCGTATCGTCACCGTCACGGTGAGTGATACACGAACGGAAGATACGGACGAGTCTGGTAAAATCCTGCGGGAACGCCTCGAGTCCGCGGGGTTTGGGGTGGCGGGACACCGCATCGTCCGCGACGAGCCCGACGTGATCGTCGAGCTCGTGCGGGGCTTTGCCAGCGAGCCCCCGATGGACGCCGTGATCCTCACCGGTGGCACCGGCATCGCACCGCGCGATCGCACCTACGAGGCGCTCGAATCCTTGTTCGACAAGCGCCTCGATGGCTTTGGCGAAGCCTTCCGCCGCCTCTCGTGGGACGCCATCGGGCCGCGTGCGATCCTCTCGCGCGCGACCTCGGGCGTGGTGGGACGCACCGTGGTCTTCTCACTTCCCGGGAGCACCAACGCCGTGCGTCTAGGGGTCGACGCGCTCATCGCACCGACCTTGGAGCACGCCGTCGCACTCGCGTCGGGAAAAGGTGGGCACCATCACCATGGGGCCAAGTAG
- the moaD gene encoding molybdopterin converting factor subunit 1, translating into MRIRVLYFAAVRELVALDEESLDLPEEVTTVGAFYTYIAQKHPELAGRLAHVRVARNEVFATARESIAPGDVLALIPPVSGGA; encoded by the coding sequence ATGCGCATCCGCGTTCTCTACTTCGCCGCCGTGCGCGAGCTCGTCGCGCTCGACGAAGAGTCCTTGGACCTGCCCGAGGAGGTCACCACAGTAGGTGCATTCTACACGTACATCGCGCAGAAGCACCCGGAGCTCGCCGGTCGCTTGGCGCACGTCCGCGTCGCGCGCAACGAGGTGTTTGCGACGGCCCGCGAGTCGATCGCGCCGGGCGATGTGCTGGCGCTGATTCCCCCGGTGTCGGGGGGGGCCTGA
- a CDS encoding molybdenum cofactor biosynthesis protein MoaE, translating to MLLDIRQDPIASEEAVAHVSHAGAGAVTTFLGVVREQNEGRAVVKLEYQAYLPMARAELARIAAEIEGEIPGVQLAALHRVGALSVSDIAVVCAASAPHRDEAFRACRLLIDRIKERVPIWKREYGPHGAWWVGWVDARCSPDHDHAAHEHADHDHAAHEHADHDHAAHEHAPHEHADHEA from the coding sequence ATGCTGCTCGACATCCGGCAGGACCCCATCGCATCCGAAGAAGCCGTCGCGCACGTATCCCACGCAGGCGCAGGGGCCGTCACCACCTTCCTCGGCGTCGTGCGCGAGCAGAACGAGGGCCGCGCCGTCGTCAAGCTCGAATACCAAGCGTACCTGCCGATGGCCCGCGCCGAGCTCGCGCGCATCGCCGCCGAAATCGAGGGCGAAATCCCCGGCGTCCAGCTCGCCGCCCTCCACCGGGTCGGCGCCCTCTCCGTCAGCGACATCGCCGTCGTCTGCGCCGCCAGCGCCCCCCACCGCGACGAAGCCTTCCGCGCCTGCCGCCTCCTCATTGATCGCATCAAAGAGCGCGTCCCCATCTGGAAACGCGAATACGGCCCCCACGGCGCATGGTGGGTGGGCTGGGTCGATGCCCGCTGCAGCCCCGATCACGACCACGCGGCGCACGAGCACGCAGACCACGACCACGCGGCGCACGAGCACGCAGACCACGACCACGCGGCGCACGAGCATGCACCGCACGAGCACGCGGACCACGAGGCGTAG
- the moaC gene encoding cyclic pyranopterin monophosphate synthase MoaC has translation MVDVGAKDITVRRARARARVRMKPETARLVQSGTAPKGDVLAAARIAGIMAAKRTPELIPLCHGIALTRVTVELTPVADGVDIECTTEARDRTGVEMEAMVGASLAALTLYDMLKAVDRAITYDVALLEKSGGKTGDYSRKI, from the coding sequence ATGGTCGACGTTGGTGCCAAAGACATCACGGTGCGCCGCGCGCGGGCGCGGGCGCGCGTGCGCATGAAGCCCGAAACGGCGCGCCTGGTTCAGTCGGGCACGGCGCCAAAGGGGGATGTGCTCGCTGCAGCGCGCATCGCCGGCATCATGGCGGCCAAGCGCACACCGGAGCTCATCCCGCTCTGCCATGGCATCGCGCTCACGCGGGTCACCGTCGAGCTGACCCCGGTCGCCGATGGGGTCGACATCGAGTGCACCACGGAGGCGCGCGATCGCACGGGGGTCGAAATGGAGGCGATGGTCGGCGCGAGCCTCGCGGCGCTGACGCTTTATGACATGCTCAAGGCCGTGGACCGCGCCATCACCTACGACGTCGCGCTGCTCGAAAAGTCGGGCGGAAAAACCGGCGACTACTCACGGAAGATCTAA
- a CDS encoding molybdopterin molybdotransferase MoeA, whose amino-acid sequence MLNFRDAQERVLGLAPRMGAERVGLDGAHGRVLAEDVLCPVDVPAFDASTMDGYAVRAADFAGDGPWEFPVLGESRAGGSAPARLEPRAVTRIFTGASLPLEADAVVMQEHVERAGDRARFVRPVKEGQFLRRRGDDLRAGAVAIARGTRLRAAHVSLAATVDRAWLTVFRRPRVVLLATGDELRSPGTAGPPGSIADSNTVGLATMARRAGAMVAVAPFVRDDLEATKQAFEAALAGADVVISVGGVSVGDHDRVRPALEAIGVDLNFYRVAMKPGKPLAVGTRGNGIVLGLPGNPVSAMVTFAFFGLPLLRAMQGDGDPLPRAFWARAGRSVSREPGRLEFARAALVRDGASWIATPLDNQASGAMAALARADALLAIPADCAELRVGDDVEVYLLEELGA is encoded by the coding sequence ATGTTGAACTTTCGCGATGCACAAGAACGGGTGCTCGGGCTCGCGCCGCGCATGGGGGCCGAGCGGGTGGGGCTCGATGGAGCTCATGGGCGAGTGCTCGCCGAAGATGTGCTCTGCCCGGTCGACGTCCCGGCGTTCGATGCCAGCACGATGGACGGGTACGCGGTCCGCGCGGCCGACTTCGCGGGCGACGGTCCCTGGGAATTTCCGGTCCTCGGGGAGAGCCGGGCGGGAGGCAGCGCCCCCGCGCGGCTCGAGCCCCGGGCGGTGACGCGCATCTTCACGGGGGCGAGCCTCCCTCTCGAGGCCGACGCGGTGGTGATGCAAGAGCACGTGGAGCGCGCGGGGGATCGCGCGCGGTTCGTGCGCCCGGTGAAGGAAGGACAATTCCTGCGCCGGCGCGGCGACGATCTTCGCGCGGGCGCCGTGGCCATCGCGCGCGGTACGCGGCTGCGCGCGGCGCACGTGTCGCTCGCGGCCACCGTCGATCGCGCGTGGCTCACGGTGTTCCGCCGGCCGCGCGTGGTGCTGCTGGCCACGGGCGACGAGCTGCGCTCCCCGGGAACGGCGGGCCCGCCGGGCTCCATCGCCGACTCGAACACCGTGGGCCTCGCGACCATGGCGCGCCGCGCGGGGGCGATGGTGGCGGTGGCCCCGTTCGTGCGCGACGATCTAGAGGCGACCAAGCAAGCCTTCGAGGCCGCGCTGGCCGGCGCCGACGTGGTGATCTCGGTGGGCGGGGTGAGCGTGGGCGATCACGATCGCGTTCGTCCGGCGCTCGAGGCGATTGGGGTCGATTTGAATTTCTACCGGGTGGCCATGAAGCCCGGAAAGCCGCTGGCGGTCGGCACGCGCGGCAACGGCATCGTGCTGGGGCTCCCCGGCAACCCCGTCTCGGCCATGGTGACCTTCGCCTTCTTCGGCCTTCCCCTTCTGCGCGCCATGCAAGGCGACGGCGATCCCCTTCCCCGCGCCTTTTGGGCGCGCGCCGGTCGATCGGTGTCGCGCGAGCCCGGGCGGCTCGAGTTCGCGCGCGCCGCGCTCGTCCGCGACGGCGCCAGCTGGATCGCCACCCCGCTGGACAACCAAGCCAGCGGCGCGATGGCGGCGCTCGCCCGCGCCGATGCGCTCCTCGCCATTCCTGCCGACTGCGCGGAGCTTCGCGTGGGCGACGACGTCGAGGTCTACTTGCTCGAGGAGCTGGGAGCGTGA
- the genX gene encoding EF-P lysine aminoacylase GenX translates to MSSANAGSAGPNAGPAGSNAGAKLLRRRAEIVRQVRAFFEQRDFLEVDTPLLIPSPGLDLHLQAFQVGGRYLSTSPEYQMKRLLADGYARIFQITRAFRQGELGSRHNPEFTILEFYRANAGVPEVMRDTEELVEAVTGGEVRLGARRIATRAPFARMTLCEAYERFAKIAPDETLAMATSDEDRFFRVLVDEVEPRIAELDHALFLTEYPAPQASLARKKPADPRVAERFELYVAGVELCNGFGELTDPVEQRARFEQDQRDRRERGLPVYPIDERFLQALERGMPDSGGNAVGLDRLIAVASGTTAIREVMAFADDEL, encoded by the coding sequence GTGAGCTCGGCGAACGCGGGGTCGGCCGGACCGAACGCGGGGCCCGCAGGGTCGAACGCGGGAGCGAAGCTGCTCCGGAGGCGCGCGGAGATCGTGCGGCAGGTGCGCGCGTTCTTCGAGCAGCGGGACTTTCTCGAGGTGGATACGCCGCTCTTGATCCCGTCGCCGGGGCTCGATCTGCACCTGCAGGCGTTTCAGGTGGGCGGGCGTTATCTGAGCACGTCGCCCGAGTATCAAATGAAGCGCCTTTTGGCCGATGGCTACGCGCGCATCTTTCAGATCACGCGGGCGTTTCGGCAGGGGGAGCTCGGCTCGCGCCACAACCCCGAGTTTACGATCCTCGAGTTTTACCGGGCGAACGCCGGGGTCCCGGAGGTGATGCGGGACACCGAGGAGCTCGTCGAAGCGGTCACCGGCGGCGAAGTTCGCCTGGGCGCCCGCCGCATCGCCACCCGCGCGCCCTTTGCGCGCATGACGCTGTGCGAGGCGTACGAGCGGTTCGCGAAGATCGCGCCGGACGAGACGCTCGCCATGGCCACGTCCGACGAAGATCGGTTCTTCCGGGTGCTGGTCGACGAGGTGGAGCCGCGCATCGCCGAGCTCGACCACGCGCTGTTCCTCACCGAGTACCCGGCACCGCAAGCCTCGCTCGCTCGAAAAAAGCCCGCCGATCCGCGGGTGGCGGAGCGCTTCGAGCTGTATGTGGCAGGGGTCGAGCTCTGCAACGGCTTCGGCGAGCTCACCGATCCGGTCGAGCAGCGCGCGCGTTTCGAGCAAGATCAGCGCGATCGCCGGGAGCGCGGGCTGCCGGTTTACCCCATCGACGAGCGGTTTCTCCAGGCGCTCGAGCGCGGGATGCCCGATTCGGGCGGAAACGCCGTGGGGCTCGACCGGCTCATCGCGGTCGCATCGGGGACGACCGCGATCCGCGAGGTCATGGCGTTCGCCGACGACGAGCTTTGA
- a CDS encoding TetR/AcrR family transcriptional regulator, with protein MRRPVPPPGPKPNAKPARTRGGDKRERILAAAVKVFAKSGFHGTRVSEVAKAAGVADGTIYLYFRSKDELLVSLFEDRVEKLLAHMNVELTNLPDAPAKLRRVIEMQLGLLEGERDLAEVITVIIRQSSKLIKEYAAPKFGAYLDAIAQVVTEGQAAGDFRKDISPHLVARATFGALDGIALLWALGRAEQGALARSARQLSDVLLRGLQP; from the coding sequence ATGCGACGACCCGTTCCCCCTCCCGGGCCGAAGCCCAATGCGAAGCCCGCGCGAACACGCGGTGGCGACAAACGCGAGCGCATCCTCGCGGCCGCCGTCAAAGTGTTCGCCAAGAGCGGCTTTCACGGCACGCGCGTCAGCGAGGTGGCCAAAGCTGCGGGCGTGGCCGACGGCACCATCTACCTGTACTTCCGATCCAAGGACGAGCTCTTGGTGTCGCTGTTCGAGGACCGGGTCGAGAAGCTCCTGGCCCACATGAACGTGGAGCTCACCAACCTCCCCGATGCGCCCGCGAAGCTGCGTCGGGTCATCGAGATGCAGCTCGGTCTCCTCGAGGGGGAGCGCGATCTGGCGGAGGTCATCACCGTGATCATCCGGCAGTCGTCCAAGCTCATCAAGGAGTACGCCGCGCCCAAGTTCGGGGCCTACCTCGACGCCATCGCGCAGGTGGTCACCGAGGGGCAAGCCGCCGGCGACTTCCGAAAGGATATCTCGCCGCACCTGGTGGCGCGCGCCACGTTCGGTGCGCTCGATGGAATCGCGCTGCTCTGGGCCCTTGGCCGCGCCGAGCAAGGGGCGCTGGCGCGCTCCGCCCGGCAGCTCTCCGACGTGCTCCTGCGCGGGCTGCAGCCGTGA
- the sctS gene encoding type III secretion system export apparatus subunit SctS, giving the protein MPIGSLIQHAQEALMLTVVLSLPVVAVAAIVGLLVAAFQAASQIQDPTLSHLPRLLAVVAVLAVLGPWMAHQLAAYAEHVFLAAR; this is encoded by the coding sequence ATGCCGATTGGGTCTTTGATTCAGCACGCCCAGGAGGCGCTGATGCTCACCGTGGTGCTGTCGCTGCCCGTGGTCGCGGTGGCGGCCATCGTGGGGCTTCTGGTCGCCGCCTTTCAAGCCGCGTCGCAGATTCAAGACCCCACCTTGTCCCACCTACCCCGATTGCTGGCCGTGGTGGCCGTTTTGGCGGTTTTAGGCCCATGGATGGCGCATCAGCTCGCTGCTTATGCGGAGCATGTCTTCCTCGCCGCACGTTGA
- a CDS encoding SDR family oxidoreductase has product MKLSELKVIVTGGAQGMGRHFAARLAEGGAQVAIADVLEVDRKAVADEASALGGGNAGELLGRLHARKVNVADEKEVGELVEWAHAEMGGLNAVINNAGILRDGLLVKKDKETGKVKTLSLENWNAVIGVNLTGATLVVRDAVKKMVETGTRPGVIVNMSSIARHGNRGQSNYSAAKAALAANTRTWSAEFAPFGVRVGAIAPGMIETPMTQGMNQKARDALVAAIPVGRIGVPEDIWVAVKFVLECDYFNGRTIDVDGGLSF; this is encoded by the coding sequence ATGAAACTAAGCGAGCTGAAGGTCATTGTTACGGGCGGAGCGCAGGGAATGGGGCGTCACTTTGCGGCGCGGCTCGCGGAGGGGGGCGCTCAGGTCGCGATCGCCGACGTGCTCGAGGTCGATCGCAAGGCCGTCGCCGACGAGGCGAGCGCGCTCGGGGGCGGCAACGCGGGCGAGCTTTTGGGCCGGCTGCACGCGCGCAAGGTCAATGTGGCGGACGAGAAGGAGGTGGGCGAGCTCGTGGAGTGGGCGCACGCGGAGATGGGCGGCTTGAACGCCGTCATCAACAACGCGGGCATCCTGCGCGATGGGCTCCTCGTGAAGAAGGACAAGGAGACCGGCAAGGTCAAGACCCTCAGCCTGGAGAACTGGAACGCCGTCATCGGCGTCAACCTCACGGGCGCCACCTTGGTCGTGCGCGACGCGGTGAAGAAAATGGTCGAGACGGGCACCCGCCCCGGCGTCATCGTGAACATGTCGAGCATCGCGCGCCACGGCAACCGCGGGCAATCGAACTACTCGGCCGCCAAGGCCGCCTTGGCCGCCAACACCCGCACGTGGTCGGCGGAGTTCGCCCCGTTCGGCGTTCGCGTCGGCGCGATCGCGCCCGGCATGATCGAAACGCCGATGACCCAAGGGATGAACCAGAAAGCGCGCGACGCCTTGGTCGCGGCCATCCCGGTCGGGCGCATCGGCGTGCCGGAGGACATCTGGGTCGCCGTCAAATTCGTGCTCGAGTGCGACTACTTCAACGGCCGCACCATCGACGTCGACGGCGGTTTGAGCTTTTAG
- the grxD gene encoding Grx4 family monothiol glutaredoxin — protein sequence MSDVSARIQELVQTNHVVLFMKGTKNFPQCGFSNAVVQILKKEGIAFETVNVLADPAIRQGIKDFSNWPTIPQLYVGGKFIGGCDIVTEMHTAGELAKVLKS from the coding sequence ATGAGTGACGTATCCGCGCGCATCCAGGAGCTCGTTCAAACCAATCATGTCGTCCTCTTCATGAAGGGGACGAAGAACTTCCCACAGTGCGGCTTTTCCAACGCCGTCGTGCAAATTCTCAAGAAAGAAGGGATCGCCTTCGAAACGGTCAATGTGCTGGCCGATCCCGCGATTCGCCAGGGAATCAAGGATTTCTCCAATTGGCCGACCATCCCCCAGCTCTACGTGGGCGGAAAGTTCATCGGCGGGTGCGATATCGTCACGGAAATGCACACCGCCGGTGAGCTCGCGAAGGTGCTCAAGTCGTAA